TCCTCGATGGCTGCCTGGTCGAACCGTTCCTGGCTCAGGCCGATCTGGGCGAGCTTTTCCAGTTCGAACGCCTGGGGTACTTCTGCGTTGATACCCGCCTTAGCGGACCGGGCAAGCCGGTGTTCAACCGCACCGTGACCCTGCGCGATTCGTGGGCCAAGATCGAGCGCAAACAAGGCTGAGGGTGGGGGCGGCGTTAAGCCGCAGCAAGGCTCGCATATTTCCCTGGTCGTTATTACCCACCCAGTTTCAGTGCTGCGTGAGTTTTACGGGCTCTACCCCTTAGGCCTGCGCCCCTTTAGAAGCCCAGAACTCGTTGAGTCGATTTTGCAGCACCACCAGCCAGATGATGCCGCCGGCGATGGGCACCAAGATCCACCAGCCGGAGTTGCCGGTGATCGGCTTGGGCTGACCGTCCTCGGCGTACATCCGACCGATGTAGGCCGGCAGCAGCCAGGGGATGGCGAAGGTCATGAACGGCAGCAGGAACGTGAACAGCAGGTACAGCCCGCCGCTCCAACCCTGACCGCGCCAGTTCCGCAGCTCCTCAAAGGTCTTGTAGTAGTAGACGATGCCGTAAATCCCGCAGGTGACCAAAATCAGCAGGATCACAATTCCGGGGCTGCGGATCGCGCCCACCGGCTTGGGTCCGGTAACGACCGTTACGGGCTGCGGCGCAACCGGCATTGGGGGGTACAACCGACGGCTGGGGTGCAAGCGGCGCCGGCGCGGGAACCGACGGCGTGGGGATCAACGCCC
The Candidatus Alcyoniella australis DNA segment above includes these coding regions:
- a CDS encoding DUF4234 domain-containing protein — translated: MPVAPQPVTVVTGPKPVGAIRSPGIVILLILVTCGIYGIVYYYKTFEELRNWRGQGWSGGLYLLFTFLLPFMTFAIPWLLPAYIGRMYAEDGQPKPITGNSGWWILVPIAGGIIWLVVLQNRLNEFWASKGAQA